In the genome of bacterium, the window CTTTTTTCATAGACACTAATCATTCCTCGCACAATCACTTTCATCCCATCTTCTACTCTATGTTGTAAAAAAGCAAGCCGACTACGAAACATCACAGCTTTTATCTGGGAATTTGCATCTTTTAAGGTAAAATACATATGACCTGAAGTAGGAATTGTTAAATTTGAGACCTCACCCTCTACCCAGACATTCGGGAAATTACCTTCAAGGATACTTTTTATGTTTTTAGTCAATTCGCTAATAGATAAAATATGTTTTTCCATCATCATTTTATTAGACTTTCGATTTCGGATTTTCGTAACCGTTCAGGTGGTAATTTACCGCAGAGACGCAGAGGAACAGAGAAGATATGGAAATAAATCAGATAACAGAAAAGATTATTGGTGTAGCCATTGAAATACATAGGACCTGCTTGCCGAATGTTCAGCCGGCAAGCCAGATTTGTTAATCCATCCCTGATTTTCATCAGGGCAAGTTTAATGTTGTTGTACTCAAGAGCTTGCACTGATGAAAATCAGGGATGTTAAGCCTATCGTAAATAAATTTTAATTTTCTTCTCTGCGTCTCTGTGTCTCTGCGGTGAACGGTTACGGATTTTCATAGTTGAATTTTATATCTTTAATATTCAACTGCACCGATTGTCTGTCTTGCCAGGTGTTTATTTGAGGCACATAGGCTAAGTCGATGGAAGTTGAATATTTCAAAGCCGTTATTTTATCGCCCATATCAAATCCAATGGCGTCATAACATTGAGCCTTAAGCCCGGAGTATGAAAAAAAGTTACCTTTTTCACTCTGTGCTCCCTGCTCTGTGCTACATACATCTTCTATTACCTTCATTTTAAGATGATTATTCCCGACAATCATTGGTTCACCTGAAATTTCTAAAGAACTTGTTGAAAAGACAGGTTTTGGATTACCCAGGCCAAAAGGCGGAAGTAGGCTTTCTATTTCATTAATTAATGCCAAATTCACATCTTTTAGATTCACGGGCAAAACATTCAGGGAAGGTTGTAAATCGGTTTTTTTCAAGACGGTTTGGGCATAACCATTGATTCTTTCTCTAAATTCATCTATTTTATGCGGTAAAATCGTTAATCCTACTGCTTGCTCATGACCGCCATAACTTTCTAATAAATCTTCGCATTGAACCAGGGCATTCAGAAGGTGGAAATTAGAAATACTCCTTCCAGAACCTTTTCCCAGGCCATTTTGAGATGAGATAATTATTGTTGGCCGATAATATTTATCCACTATTTTTGAGGCAACAATTCCAATTACTCCCTGATGCCAATTATCGTTTGCCAGAACAATGATATTTTTATCATCCTCGAGGACATCCGATTGTATTGCCTCACGAAAGATAGTCTCCTGGATGTTTTGTCTTTTTGTGTTATGGTCATTGAGTATTCTGACGATTTTTTCTGCCTCTTGAGATGATTGAGTCAGAAATAGTTTGATAACTAATTCTGCATCTTCTAATCTACCTATGGCATTAATTCGTGGTGCCAATTTAAAACTAATGTCAGAAGACTCAATTTTCTTCCCTTCAAGTCCGCAAACCTTAATGAGTGTCTTTAATCCTATATTTTGGGTCATTGTAAGTTGTTTTAAGCCATATTTAACAATAATTCTATTTTCACCAGTTATCGGCACGACATCGGCTACTGTGCCCAGACAGGCAAATTCTATCAGGCTATTCAAATCAACCGTTGAATATCCTTCTTTCATAAGTCCTTGAATAAGTTTCATTACTACACCGACACCGGCTAAACTCTTGTCTGGATATTGACAGGTAGGTTGTTTAGGATTAATAATGGCAAAGGCAAAAGGGAGTTTTCCTTTTACCTCGTGGTGGTCACAAACAATGACATCCATTCCTAATGAATTGGCGTAATCTATCTCTTCTATCGCCGAAATCCCACAATCTACTGTAATGATAAGTTTTACCCCCTGAGAGTAAGCAAGTTCTATCCCATTTTTACTGACACCGTAGCCATCAACTAATCTTTTGGGAAGGTAATAGATAAGATTTGAAGTGTGATGATTTAAAGCCTGTATTAACAAGGTTATTGAAGTGATGCCATCAACATCGTAGTCTCCATAGACTAAGATTTTTTCTTTTTTATTTAGTGCCAGTCTAATCCGCTCAACTGCTTTATCTAAGTCCTTGAGTAAAAATGGATTATGCAAATCATTTAGATTGGGTCTAATGAATTTTTTAGCATCATCAGGTTCAGCTATCCCTCTACTAATGAGTATTTCAGCCGTAATAGGTAAAATCTGAAGTGCCTGGGTTAATTCAGTTACTTCCTTTTGAGTTATGCTCTGATTAATTTTCTTCCAGTTTTTTTCCAATTTAATCTCCTTTTAAGTAGTCAGTAGAGAGTAGTCAGTAGTCAGTTCTCTACTCTCTACTCTCTACCTATATTTTATCTCCTTTCTTGTAATCTTCAACATTATAACCATCTTTTTTCCCTTCTTCCTAAGATTATATACCATAATCTTAATTTATGCAACTAATTTTTATTCTAACTTTCGCATTTTGAAGAAACAGAGGTAGGAATATCAAGGGTTTACAGAGTTTTAGACACTACATTACCTGAATATCTTTTCTACCGCAGGTCAGCCAATCTGCAATATTTTCATTGACAATGAAAACTTTTCGTATTATACTTTCATCTAAAATGAAAATAAAGGGATTCTGATGAATAAAGATGTGCTAAAAGAGATAGTTATAGAACAACAAGAGCTCATAAAAAGCAAAGAAATAGGGGTAAAAAGAGAGGTCTTAGATAAGATTGGGGGTAACTATTCAGCCACTGATTAACACGGATTAGCACGGATAAGTAGCAGAGGACAGAGGAGAGAGGGCAGAGGACAGAGGACAACAGGAGGAAAAATCTTCAGCCTAACTACGGACACGATTTACGAATTTTCAGTGTTTCATCCGTGTCCATCTGTGGCTGAATAGTTACACCTAAAGAAAGAGGCAGAAGAGACAACCCAAATCCTTAAAAGCCTGTAATTTTAGTTTGACTTTTTTGGGATTATTTAGTATAATAAAGGTAACCGTTCAGGTGGTAATTTACCGCAGAGACGCAGAGGAACAGAGAAGAGATAGAAATAAATCAGATAACAGAAAAGATTATTGGTGCAGCCATTGAAATACATAGGACCTGCTTGCCGAATGTTCAGCAGGCAAACCAGATTTGTTAATCAATTTTAATGTTGCGCTGCTCAAGAGATTGCCCTGATGAAAATCAGGGATGGAATTGTTGCGTATCTTAAATAGATTTTAATTTTTTTCTCTGCGTCTCTGTGTCTCTGCGGTGAACGGTTACTAATAGAGATTATGGAGGATGTAAAAAAAATGGAAGTAAGTAAATCACGCATTAAAGATTTAACGAAGTTTCTACCTATTACTTCTGGCCAAAATATATCCATCTATATTGTAAGTCAAACATTCACAAACAACTTCCCTCCACCTAAGAATCCATTCTGGGTGCCATCTCAAGAAGAAGACTCCTCTATTAAACCCCTTGATATTGACCCGAAGTTT includes:
- the recJ gene encoding single-stranded-DNA-specific exonuclease RecJ yields the protein MEKNWKKINQSITQKEVTELTQALQILPITAEILISRGIAEPDDAKKFIRPNLNDLHNPFLLKDLDKAVERIRLALNKKEKILVYGDYDVDGITSITLLIQALNHHTSNLIYYLPKRLVDGYGVSKNGIELAYSQGVKLIITVDCGISAIEEIDYANSLGMDVIVCDHHEVKGKLPFAFAIINPKQPTCQYPDKSLAGVGVVMKLIQGLMKEGYSTVDLNSLIEFACLGTVADVVPITGENRIIVKYGLKQLTMTQNIGLKTLIKVCGLEGKKIESSDISFKLAPRINAIGRLEDAELVIKLFLTQSSQEAEKIVRILNDHNTKRQNIQETIFREAIQSDVLEDDKNIIVLANDNWHQGVIGIVASKIVDKYYRPTIIISSQNGLGKGSGRSISNFHLLNALVQCEDLLESYGGHEQAVGLTILPHKIDEFRERINGYAQTVLKKTDLQPSLNVLPVNLKDVNLALINEIESLLPPFGLGNPKPVFSTSSLEISGEPMIVGNNHLKMKVIEDVCSTEQGAQSEKGNFFSYSGLKAQCYDAIGFDMGDKITALKYSTSIDLAYVPQINTWQDRQSVQLNIKDIKFNYENP